A genomic window from Silene latifolia isolate original U9 population chromosome Y, ASM4854445v1, whole genome shotgun sequence includes:
- the LOC141628558 gene encoding uncharacterized protein LOC141628558, with amino-acid sequence MCKGFGSTLSRPALRWLVSLPNRSISTFVDLVNAFTQQFASSRKPQKHAGDLYRIVHGASETIGEYNTRFNNEKVAVRECDLSTTVEAFRRGLHYESDLYKQLTMHPCHSFEAVQEKAAAAIRLEEDILARANIPSTPSVSSTSAMEKSNRKQSTSKKEERYRPYGRGVNRIDNKEENQQLSTLAEEIRRLYEQGEMSHLLPRGGKQQDKVGSAKPATPPTCTKIINVITGGSDLSGLTYSAAKRRATETKGDKPKTSCRTSHSDLPSVAFDEEDVDDGQEHHDALIITLSMANCTVRKVLVDTGSSVNQIMLKTIENMGFSEKDLQKKIIPLVGFSGETAKSLGEIVIPTYAGGVNKQVRGIEANTEQVKAVLQLESPEKPKDVQRIAGKVAALSRFISRSSEKCRIFYNILRKSQKFEWTADHDQAFRELKHYPSTPPLLSKPEQGEPLFLYLAVTEVEVSAVLVREQGKEQKPVYYVRKFLQPA; translated from the exons ATGTGCAAGGGGTTTGGATCCACACTGTCGAGGCCAGCACTCCGATGGCTTGTAAGTTTGCCTAACAGATCAATATCCACGTTTGTTGACCTCGTAAACGCATTCACTCAGCAATTCGCAAGCAGCCGGAAGCCACAAAAGCATGCGGGCGACTTGTACAGAATTGTTCATGGAGCAAGTGAGACCATTGGAGAGTACAACACcagatttaacaatgagaaggtggcGGTACGGGAGTGTGACTTGTCCACAACAGTGGAAGCCTTCAGAAGGGGCCTACACTATGAGTCAGACCTGTATaagcagctgactatgcaccCTTGCCATAGCTTTGAAGCAGTACAAGAAAAGGCAGCAGCTGCGATCAGATTAGAGGAAGATATTCTAGCCAGAGCCAACATACCAAGTACGCCAAGCGTATCTAGCACATCAGCTATGGAGAAGTCAAATAGAAAGCAATCCACCAGCAAGAAGGAGGAAAGATATAGGCCATATggtaggggagtcaacagaatcgacaaCAAAGAAGAGAATCAGCAACTCTCCACActggcaga GGAGATTAGGCGCCTATACGAGCAAGGGGAaatgagccacctattaccacgtggaggcaagcagcaggataaggtgggCTCCGCAAAGCCTGCAACACCACCTACATgcaccaagataataaacgtgataacaggcggttCAGATTTAAGCGGActgacatattcagcagccaaaAGGCGTGCTACCGAGACTAAGGGAGATAAACCAAAAACTTCTTGTAGAACTTCTCACAGTGACCTGCCTTCTGTTGCTTTCGACGAAGAGGATGTAGATGATGGACAAGAACATCATGATGCACTTATAATAACActgtcaatggccaattgcacagttagaaaggttcTGGTAGATACTGGTAGCTCGGTCAATcaaatcatgctgaaaaccatagaaaacatgggattcagcgagaaggacttGCAGAAGAAAATCATCCCgctggtagggttcagtggagagaCAGCTAAATCATTGGGAGAAATCGTGATCCCAACCTATGCAGGAGGAGTCAATAAACAGGTAAG GGGAATAGAGGCCAACACCGAGCAGGTTAAGGCCGTACTACAACTAGAGTCACCAGAAAAACCGAAGGATGTGCAAAGGATAGCTGGAAAAGTGGCAGCTTTAAGCAGATTCATCTCAAGGTCCTCAGAAAAGTGCAGGATATTCTACAATATATTGAGGAAGAGCCAGAAGTTCGAGTGGACGGCAGACCATGACCAGGCATTCAGGGAGCTGAAGCACTACCCCAGCACCCCGCCGCTACTATCAAAGCCAGAACAGGGAGAACCACTGTTTCTCTACTTGGCTGTCACAGAGGTAGAAGTTAGCGCGGTTCTAGTCAGAGAGCAGGGCAAGGAGCAGAAGCCGGTCTACTATGTAAGAAAGTTTCTGCAACCAGCATAG